The Hymenobacter sp. 5317J-9 genome has a window encoding:
- a CDS encoding phytanoyl-CoA dioxygenase family protein, with protein MALSPDYPRFTLGHALTAEQRAFFAKYGFLHFRPFASPEYVQQLLQATQEVQARWLAEGVEKVNGVPIKYGHDVDGSRIVQRFAFASQHHPVLHELLQDERFKALFPLLEAEGGRVGENEKDGLVVNHYVNVEGSEFSQMGWHTDSLRDVFYGKRIGPMLNVGLHLDGTKATNGGLRVIPGTHRQGLHKMLFRKKYYKDVFYDPNEVAVETEPGDLTVHDGRMWHRVAQSPLVGDASRRRVMYVPILAGKYQPKSQDSPTPFYLRFLHLVK; from the coding sequence ATGGCCTTATCTCCCGACTACCCCCGCTTCACCCTTGGCCATGCCCTCACGGCCGAGCAACGAGCCTTTTTTGCTAAATACGGATTCCTTCATTTTCGCCCGTTCGCTTCGCCCGAATACGTGCAGCAGCTCCTCCAAGCCACCCAGGAGGTGCAGGCCCGCTGGCTGGCCGAGGGCGTGGAAAAAGTGAACGGCGTCCCCATTAAATACGGCCACGACGTGGACGGCTCGCGCATTGTGCAGCGCTTTGCCTTTGCCTCGCAGCACCACCCCGTGCTGCATGAGCTGTTGCAGGACGAGCGTTTCAAAGCCCTGTTTCCCCTGCTGGAAGCCGAAGGCGGTCGCGTGGGCGAAAACGAGAAAGACGGCCTCGTGGTGAACCACTACGTGAACGTGGAGGGCTCCGAGTTCAGCCAGATGGGCTGGCACACCGACTCGCTGCGCGACGTGTTCTACGGCAAGCGCATCGGGCCCATGCTCAACGTGGGCCTGCACCTCGACGGCACCAAGGCCACCAACGGCGGGCTGCGCGTCATTCCCGGCACGCACCGCCAAGGCCTGCACAAGATGCTGTTTCGGAAAAAATACTACAAAGACGTGTTCTACGACCCCAACGAGGTGGCCGTGGAAACCGAGCCCGGCGACCTCACCGTGCACGACGGGCGCATGTGGCACCGGGTCGCGCAGTCGCCGCTGGTGGGCGACGCCAGCCGCCGCCGCGTGATGTACGTGCCCATCCTCGCGGGCAAGTACCAGCCCAAAAGCCAGGACAGCCCCACGCCCTTCTACCTGCGCTTTTTGCACTTGGTGAAGTAA
- a CDS encoding SDR family oxidoreductase: MYALVTGASRGIGRAISLLLAQRGYDLLLVARSEDQLTALAQEVAQKHKRQARVLVLDLAAPGAADTVANWATQQTDQLAILVNNAGYGLWGRFEQLSLAEQQNMLQLNMNLPVALTHALLPALHKAPKAYILNVASTAAYQAVPSLSLYAASKAFLLSFSRGLRYELKASNVSVTCLCPGATTTSFADRAGMGAELQATANKVSMTPEAVAEAAVAGLLAGEAEIIPGVLNKVSAGLTSVVPKGIVEKIAAGIYEKYL, encoded by the coding sequence ATGTACGCTCTCGTTACCGGCGCTTCGCGCGGCATTGGCCGGGCCATTTCCCTCCTGCTGGCCCAGCGCGGCTACGACCTGTTGCTGGTGGCCCGTTCCGAAGACCAGCTTACCGCCTTGGCCCAGGAGGTAGCCCAAAAGCATAAGCGCCAAGCCCGTGTGCTGGTCCTCGACCTGGCCGCGCCCGGCGCCGCCGACACCGTGGCCAACTGGGCCACGCAGCAAACCGACCAGCTGGCCATTTTGGTGAATAACGCCGGCTATGGCCTCTGGGGGCGCTTCGAACAGCTCAGCCTGGCCGAGCAGCAGAACATGCTGCAGCTGAACATGAACCTGCCTGTGGCCCTCACGCACGCCCTGCTGCCCGCGTTGCACAAAGCGCCCAAAGCATACATTCTGAACGTGGCCAGCACCGCCGCCTACCAGGCGGTGCCGTCGCTGTCGCTCTACGCGGCCAGCAAGGCGTTTTTGCTCAGCTTCAGCCGCGGCCTGCGCTACGAGCTGAAGGCCAGCAATGTCTCCGTAACCTGCCTGTGCCCCGGCGCCACCACCACCAGCTTCGCCGACCGCGCCGGCATGGGCGCCGAGCTACAGGCCACCGCCAACAAAGTCTCGATGACGCCCGAAGCCGTAGCCGAAGCCGCCGTGGCAGGCCTGCTGGCCGGCGAGGCCGAAATCATTCCCGGCGTGCTCAACAAGGTATCGGCCGGCCTCACCAGCGTAGTACCCAAGGGCATCGTGGAGAAAATAGCGGCCGGCATTTACGAGAAGTATTTGTAA